The following are encoded in a window of Ogataea parapolymorpha DL-1 chromosome VII, whole genome shotgun sequence genomic DNA:
- a CDS encoding putative secreted protein, with protein MQFVTVFLMAASAFAASTAVTESTTQTSVVSVTVTSCDSSVTDCPFSNSSAPVSTYEGGAPIHGSFYAAGAAALAAGAFLL; from the coding sequence GCTGCCTCGGCCTTCGCTGCATCTACTGCTGTCACCGAATCTACCACCCAAACTTCGGTTGTCTCGGTCACCGTTACTTCATGCGATTCCTCTGTCACTGACTGTCCATTTTCGAACAGCAGCGCGCCAGTCTCAACTTACGAGGGTGGTGCCCCAATTCATGGTTCTTTTtacgctgctggagctgccgCTCTTGCAGCAGGTGCTTTCCTTCTCTAA